Proteins co-encoded in one Papaver somniferum cultivar HN1 chromosome 5, ASM357369v1, whole genome shotgun sequence genomic window:
- the LOC113277441 gene encoding uncharacterized protein LOC113277441, translated as MVALTLEKVMRGTRGIKFKGAPRQALFDRPPSQFLWLVATALLRLYSLSRAEPWSETPFGMERTMSRCMGFGFLPDMKPCTLRFPLNMVTLARTQFFLMPISFCSYTLSILDAVGELVDASDQPSAGQLWSWRRVINNATSMKFNVGWLDVLWQEAEIKANSRRTQLPSIIASLKERIVAVRATIDELKVTWDRLIQESITVAGGLSQAKKTLETERQL; from the coding sequence ATGGTCGCACTGACGCTAGAGAAGGTAATGAGAGGGACAAGAGGAATAAAGTTCAAGGGCGCCCCCAGACAAGCCCTATTCGACAGGCCACCCAGTCAGTTCCTTTGGTTGGTGGCGACCGCATTACTCCGCCTGTATTCCTTATCGAGGGCAGAGCCATGGAGCGAGACTCCATTCGGGATGGAGAGGACTATGTCTCGGTGTATGGGTTTTGGGTTCCTCCCCGATATGAAGCCTTGTACGCTCAGATTTCCACTCAACATGGTCACATTGGCTCGGACGCAGTTTTTCCTGATGCCAatatcattttgttcttatactctgaGCATCTTGGATGCGGTAGGCGAGTTGGTTGATGCTAGTGATCAACCCTCTGCCGGCCAGCTGTGGAGTTGGCGTCGAGTGATTAACAACGCCACAAGTATGAAGTTTAACGTTGGGTGGTTGGATGTTCTTTGGCAAGAGGCGGAGATTAAAGCAAATTCACGCCGGACTCAGCTACCAAGCATTATCGCTAGTCTCAAGGAAAGGATTGTTGCTGTGAGAGCTACTATTGACGAGTTGAAGGTGACTTGGGACCGCTTGATTCAGGAATCTATTACAGTGGCTGGGGGGCTTTCCCAGGCCAAAAAGACATTAGAGACGGAACGACAATTGTAG